A genome region from Sphingobium sp. CR2-8 includes the following:
- the kdpC gene encoding potassium-transporting ATPase subunit KdpC produces MNKDILSSLRPALVMTILFAMLLGLAYPLALTGIGQLVFPAQANGSLIVADGKVVGSALIGQGFASDRYFHPRPSAAGKGYDGLASSGSNLGPASQALVDRVKGDIQTYKPATPDRPVPSDLVTASASGLDPHITPEAAFYQVARVAAARGLAAPAIHALVERSVERPLLGILGEPRVNVLEINRRLDEIGATKS; encoded by the coding sequence ATGAACAAGGACATCCTGTCGTCGCTCCGGCCCGCTCTGGTCATGACGATCCTCTTCGCCATGCTGCTGGGCCTGGCCTATCCGCTTGCGCTGACCGGCATCGGCCAGTTGGTCTTCCCCGCGCAGGCCAATGGCAGCCTGATCGTGGCGGACGGCAAGGTCGTGGGGTCGGCCTTGATCGGTCAGGGCTTCGCCAGCGATCGCTATTTCCATCCGCGCCCTTCGGCGGCGGGCAAGGGCTATGACGGCCTTGCCTCCTCCGGCTCCAATCTGGGTCCCGCGTCGCAGGCGCTGGTCGACCGGGTGAAGGGCGACATCCAGACTTATAAGCCTGCTACACCCGATCGACCCGTTCCGTCCGATCTGGTGACCGCCTCCGCCTCGGGCCTCGATCCCCATATCACGCCCGAGGCGGCTTTTTATCAGGTGGCGCGGGTCGCGGCGGCGCGGGGGCTTGCCGCTCCCGCGATCCATGCGCTCGTCGAACGGAGCGTCGAACGCCCGCTGTTGGGCATATTGGGCGAGCCGCGCGTGAATGTGCTGGAAATCAATCGACGGCTGGATGAGATCGGCGCTACCAAGTCTTGA
- the kdpB gene encoding potassium-transporting ATPase subunit KdpB yields MARTASKSVFTADLIVPAIGDAFRKLNPKELIRNPVMFTTAVVAVLLTALLVVGQDGLSVGFKLQLVIWLWLTVLFGTFAEAIAEGRGKAQAASLRATKAELTAKRLKGDGREVDPVPASALKLGDVVLVETGDLIPSDGEVVSGVASVNEAAITGESAPVIREAGGDRSAVTAGTRVISDEIRVRVTVNPGQGFLDRMIALVEGAERQKTPNEIALTLLLVGLTIIFLIAVGTIPGFASYAGGSIPVSILAALLITLIPTTIAALLSAIGIAGMDRLVRFNVLAKSGRAVEAAGDIDVLLLDKTGTITVGDRQATEFRPVGGATQAQLAEAALLASLADETPEGRSIVLLARDRFGQTATTLPDGAEVIPFTAQTRVSGVSIGGSTIQKGAVDSILKAMPVAVDARATDELRRITDEIARAGGTPLAVAKDGQLLGAIFLKDIVKAGIRERFGELRTMGIRTVMITGDNPLTAASIAAEAGVDDFLAQATPEDKLALIRKEQEGGRLVAMCGDGTNDAPALAQADVGVAMNTGTQAAREAGNMVDLDSDPTKLIEVVGLGKQLLMTRGALTTFSVANDVAKYFAIIPAMFVVLYPGLGILNVMGLGTPQSAILSAIIFNALIIPCLVPLALKGVTYRPIGAGPLLARNLAIYGLGGLIAPFVGIKLIDLAVNGLGLA; encoded by the coding sequence ATGGCACGCACCGCGTCCAAATCGGTCTTTACCGCCGACCTGATCGTTCCTGCGATCGGCGACGCATTCCGCAAGCTTAACCCTAAGGAACTGATCCGCAACCCGGTGATGTTCACCACCGCCGTCGTCGCGGTGCTGCTGACGGCGCTGCTCGTCGTCGGGCAGGACGGTCTGTCGGTCGGCTTCAAGCTGCAACTGGTCATCTGGCTGTGGCTGACCGTCCTGTTCGGCACTTTCGCCGAAGCGATCGCCGAGGGGCGCGGCAAGGCGCAGGCCGCCTCGCTGCGCGCGACCAAGGCGGAACTGACGGCCAAGCGGCTGAAGGGCGATGGGCGGGAGGTTGATCCCGTTCCCGCCAGTGCGCTCAAGCTGGGCGATGTCGTGCTGGTCGAGACGGGCGACCTGATCCCGTCCGATGGCGAGGTCGTGTCGGGCGTCGCGTCGGTCAACGAAGCGGCCATCACCGGGGAATCCGCGCCGGTGATCCGCGAGGCGGGCGGCGACCGGTCCGCGGTGACTGCGGGCACGCGGGTGATTTCCGATGAAATCCGGGTGCGGGTCACCGTCAATCCGGGGCAGGGTTTCCTCGACCGGATGATCGCGCTGGTCGAAGGGGCCGAACGGCAGAAGACGCCCAACGAAATCGCGCTGACGCTGCTGCTGGTGGGCCTAACGATCATCTTCCTGATCGCGGTGGGCACCATTCCGGGCTTTGCCAGCTATGCGGGCGGTTCGATCCCGGTGTCGATCCTGGCGGCCTTGCTCATCACCCTCATCCCGACCACGATCGCGGCGTTGCTGTCGGCCATCGGCATTGCGGGGATGGACCGGCTGGTGCGTTTCAACGTGCTGGCGAAGTCCGGCCGCGCGGTGGAGGCGGCGGGAGACATCGACGTGCTGCTGTTGGACAAGACCGGGACGATCACCGTGGGGGATCGTCAGGCGACCGAGTTTCGTCCCGTCGGCGGCGCGACGCAGGCGCAATTGGCCGAAGCGGCGCTGCTCGCCAGCCTGGCCGACGAAACGCCCGAAGGCCGATCGATCGTGCTGCTGGCGCGCGACAGGTTCGGCCAGACCGCGACGACTTTGCCCGACGGGGCGGAGGTCATTCCCTTCACCGCGCAGACCCGCGTGTCGGGTGTCAGCATCGGTGGGTCCACCATCCAGAAGGGGGCGGTCGATTCCATCCTGAAGGCCATGCCGGTGGCGGTCGACGCGCGCGCTACGGACGAACTACGCCGCATCACGGACGAGATCGCGCGCGCCGGCGGCACCCCGCTGGCCGTGGCGAAGGATGGGCAATTGCTGGGCGCGATCTTCCTCAAGGACATCGTGAAGGCCGGTATTCGCGAGCGGTTTGGCGAGTTGCGGACCATGGGCATCCGCACGGTGATGATCACCGGCGACAATCCGCTGACCGCCGCGTCCATCGCGGCCGAGGCGGGCGTGGACGATTTCCTGGCGCAGGCGACGCCCGAAGACAAGCTGGCCCTGATCCGCAAGGAACAGGAGGGCGGGCGGCTGGTCGCCATGTGCGGCGACGGCACCAACGACGCCCCCGCGCTGGCGCAGGCGGATGTCGGCGTCGCCATGAACACCGGCACGCAGGCGGCGCGCGAGGCGGGCAACATGGTCGACCTGGACAGCGATCCCACCAAGCTGATCGAGGTCGTGGGGCTGGGCAAGCAGTTGCTGATGACGCGCGGCGCGCTCACCACCTTTTCGGTCGCCAACGACGTCGCCAAATATTTCGCGATCATCCCGGCGATGTTCGTCGTGCTTTATCCTGGCCTTGGCATCCTGAACGTCATGGGGCTGGGGACGCCGCAAAGCGCGATCCTGTCGGCGATCATCTTCAATGCGCTCATCATTCCCTGTCTGGTGCCGCTGGCTTTGAAGGGCGTGACCTATCGCCCGATCGGGGCCGGGCCCCTGCTGGCGCGCAACCTCGCCATCTATGGTCTGGGCGGGCTGATCGCGCCGTTCGTCGGCATCAAACTCATCGATCTGGCCGTCAATGGCCTGGGTCTGGCCTGA
- the kdpA gene encoding potassium-transporting ATPase subunit KdpA — protein sequence MTIQGWILILAFVGILLALAKPVGLWLFTLYEGRRTPLHAVLGPVERGFYRLAGIDPAEEQSWRRYAVHMLIFNVALLLFTYAILRLQGLLPLNPLGYAGTSEHLAFNTAISFTANTNWQSYAGESTMSNLSQMLGLTIHNFLSAATGIALAFALFRGLARRGAKTIGNFWADITRVTLYLLLPLCFVIALFYIASGVPQTLAGSVDVTTLEGARQTIALGPVASQEAIKMLGTNGGGFFNANSAHPFENPTALTNFVQMLSIFLIGVGLTYTFGKAVGNVRQGRAILAAMLLLFLAGTTITYWQEAAGNPVLHHLGVAGGNMEGKEVRFGIAASALFSVITTAASCGAVNAMHDSFTALGGMIPLFNMQLGEVVIGGVGAGIYGFLLFAILAVFVAGLMVGRTPEYVGKKIESREVKLAVLAIAVLPLVILGFTALASVLDAGLAGPLNKGPHGFSEILYAFTSAVANNGSAFAGISANTPFYNGMLGVAIWIGRFFVIVPMLAIAGGLAAKKYTPETAGSFPTTGPLWTGLLVGIVLIVGGLTFLPSLALGPVADHLAMIRGQLF from the coding sequence ATGACAATCCAGGGATGGATATTGATCCTGGCCTTCGTCGGCATCCTGCTGGCGCTGGCGAAACCGGTGGGCCTGTGGCTGTTCACCTTGTACGAGGGGCGGCGCACGCCGCTCCATGCGGTGCTGGGTCCGGTCGAGCGCGGCTTCTACCGGCTGGCGGGCATCGACCCGGCCGAAGAGCAGAGCTGGCGGCGCTATGCCGTGCATATGCTGATCTTCAATGTCGCGCTGCTTCTCTTTACCTACGCGATCCTGCGGTTGCAGGGGCTGCTGCCGCTCAATCCGCTGGGCTATGCGGGGACGAGCGAACATCTGGCGTTCAATACCGCGATCAGCTTTACCGCCAACACCAATTGGCAAAGCTATGCCGGGGAATCGACCATGTCGAACCTCAGCCAGATGCTGGGCCTGACCATTCATAACTTCCTGTCGGCCGCGACCGGCATCGCGCTGGCTTTCGCGCTGTTCCGCGGCTTAGCGCGGCGCGGGGCCAAGACGATCGGCAATTTCTGGGCCGACATCACCCGGGTGACGCTTTACCTGCTCCTGCCACTCTGCTTCGTCATCGCGCTCTTCTATATCGCGAGCGGCGTGCCCCAGACGCTGGCCGGATCGGTCGATGTGACCACGCTGGAGGGCGCCAGGCAGACGATCGCGCTGGGGCCGGTGGCGAGCCAGGAAGCGATCAAGATGCTGGGCACCAATGGTGGCGGCTTCTTCAACGCGAACTCGGCGCATCCGTTCGAAAATCCCACAGCGCTCACCAATTTCGTGCAGATGCTGTCGATCTTCCTGATCGGCGTGGGCCTGACCTACACATTCGGCAAGGCCGTGGGCAATGTGCGCCAGGGCCGGGCGATCCTGGCCGCGATGCTGCTGCTGTTCCTCGCCGGGACGACGATCACCTATTGGCAGGAAGCGGCGGGCAATCCCGTCCTCCACCATCTGGGCGTCGCCGGGGGCAATATGGAGGGGAAGGAAGTCCGCTTCGGCATCGCCGCTTCGGCACTGTTCTCCGTCATCACGACCGCTGCATCCTGCGGCGCGGTCAACGCCATGCACGACAGTTTCACCGCGCTTGGCGGCATGATCCCGCTGTTCAACATGCAGTTGGGTGAAGTCGTGATCGGCGGCGTGGGTGCGGGCATCTACGGCTTCCTGCTGTTCGCCATCCTGGCCGTGTTCGTCGCGGGCCTGATGGTCGGCCGCACGCCTGAATATGTCGGCAAGAAGATCGAGAGCCGCGAAGTGAAGCTGGCGGTGCTGGCGATCGCCGTGCTGCCGCTCGTCATCCTGGGCTTCACCGCGCTGGCGTCCGTGCTGGACGCGGGCCTGGCCGGGCCGCTCAACAAGGGGCCGCACGGCTTCTCGGAAATCCTCTACGCCTTTACCAGCGCGGTGGCGAACAACGGGTCCGCCTTTGCGGGCATCAGCGCCAACACGCCCTTCTACAACGGGATGCTGGGCGTCGCGATATGGATCGGTCGCTTCTTCGTCATCGTGCCGATGCTGGCGATCGCCGGGGGGCTTGCCGCCAAGAAATATACGCCGGAGACGGCAGGCAGCTTCCCCACCACCGGGCCGCTATGGACCGGGCTGCTGGTCGGCATCGTCCTGATCGTGGGGGGCCTCACCTTCCTGCCCAGCCTAGCCCTTGGCCCTGTCGCCGATCATCTCGCGATGATCCGTGGCCAGCTTTTCTAA
- a CDS encoding potassium-transporting ATPase subunit F, which yields MTIDLWLAALTAIGLLLYLVAVLARPERF from the coding sequence ATGACCATCGACCTCTGGCTGGCGGCGCTGACCGCGATCGGCCTTCTTCTTTATCTGGTGGCCGTGCTCGCACGCCCCGAACGCTTCTGA
- a CDS encoding sulfite reductase flavoprotein subunit alpha: protein MTKRVFFQIHWFLGITAGIVLALMGVTGAAMSFEDEISEALSPRLFAPGVPARPDLSPDRLIAKVQADHPGFYVARLDWETARDRSHSIRLIASEGRGRQQGQVDRATGAWLGEPTGAGFFHLMDELHRWLALPGGGNGIGRQITAFSALSLIFFALSGLYLRWPRQALDWRAWFVLDLRKTGRNLWRALHVVIGTWVLLFYLLSALTGLWWSYDWYRQGVTYALTGKAGGEERVRAKGDGIAPRPPIDPAWTAFRQATGDRYGWVRITQPAPAQPVKAINFDARPTDARHMRQTDRYSYDPRTFALKKRELYDRRPLGVVITQSMLELHRGAFFGITGRIVMLLTSLTMPLFTITGYLLYLSRRRKKRAAKALEGGIAVPEGTGGSAGDLVIAYASQAGTAEIRARNAALALAQGGVRAQVLAIGKLTPDLLAATRRMLFVVSTYGDGEPPDMARGFASRILGGDAQDLSHLRYGILALGDREYADFCGFGLRLEAWLRDAGASGIFPLIAMDHGDVVAEQQWHAALRDLGAADAMRGQTVIPFADWSLVARHSLNPDSSAAQAFHLQFEPAADRQAEWEAGDIVEVQPCNAPQSVDALLATPAQDAELIELSAELRAHLTGAMLPDAGAPLTNDAVRALRPLPVREYSAASIAADGTLDLVVRQVRGEDGSLGIGSGWLTAHLPVGSTTRLRVRPNPGFRVDPAQQGRPLILIGNGTGIAGLRAHLRAQAQGGHKGHWLFFGERSRAHERFFDEELSGWVEDGTLARLDRCFSRDADCGRYVQDRLPDVAGDLADWIARGAIILICGSLEGMAQGVHDALVGILGDAALERLAEEGRYRRDVY from the coding sequence GTGACCAAGCGCGTCTTCTTTCAAATCCACTGGTTCCTGGGCATTACTGCAGGCATCGTGCTGGCGCTGATGGGCGTCACCGGGGCGGCGATGAGTTTCGAGGATGAGATCAGCGAAGCGCTGTCGCCGCGCCTGTTCGCGCCGGGCGTTCCGGCCAGGCCAGACCTGTCTCCGGATCGACTGATCGCGAAGGTGCAGGCCGATCATCCGGGCTTCTACGTCGCGCGGCTGGACTGGGAAACGGCGCGCGACCGATCGCACAGCATACGCCTGATCGCCAGCGAAGGGCGCGGCCGCCAGCAGGGGCAGGTGGACCGCGCGACCGGCGCGTGGCTGGGCGAACCGACCGGCGCGGGCTTCTTCCACCTGATGGACGAACTGCACCGCTGGCTCGCATTGCCGGGCGGCGGCAACGGGATCGGGCGACAGATCACGGCGTTCAGTGCCCTCTCTCTGATCTTCTTCGCCTTGTCCGGCCTGTATCTGCGCTGGCCGCGACAGGCGCTGGACTGGCGCGCCTGGTTCGTGCTGGACCTGCGCAAGACCGGGCGCAACCTGTGGCGCGCCCTGCATGTGGTGATCGGCACATGGGTGCTGCTCTTCTACCTGCTGAGCGCGCTGACGGGACTGTGGTGGAGTTATGATTGGTATCGGCAGGGCGTCACCTATGCGCTGACGGGCAAGGCCGGGGGCGAAGAGCGGGTGCGGGCGAAGGGGGATGGCATCGCGCCCCGCCCCCCGATCGATCCGGCCTGGACGGCGTTCCGGCAGGCCACGGGCGATCGCTATGGCTGGGTCCGCATCACGCAACCCGCGCCTGCGCAGCCGGTGAAGGCGATCAATTTCGACGCGCGCCCGACCGATGCGCGCCATATGCGCCAGACCGACCGCTACAGCTACGATCCCCGGACTTTCGCGCTGAAAAAGCGCGAGCTTTACGATCGCCGCCCGTTGGGCGTCGTCATCACCCAGAGTATGCTCGAACTGCATCGTGGCGCCTTTTTCGGCATCACCGGGCGGATCGTCATGCTGCTGACCAGCCTGACGATGCCGCTGTTCACCATCACCGGCTATCTCCTCTATTTGTCTCGGCGTCGCAAAAAGCGGGCGGCGAAGGCGCTGGAGGGGGGCATCGCCGTGCCCGAAGGCACGGGTGGGAGCGCGGGCGATCTGGTCATCGCCTATGCCAGCCAGGCCGGCACGGCCGAAATCCGGGCGCGCAACGCCGCGCTGGCGCTGGCGCAGGGGGGTGTGCGGGCACAGGTGCTGGCGATCGGCAAGCTGACGCCCGACCTGTTGGCGGCGACGCGGCGGATGCTGTTCGTCGTCAGCACCTATGGCGATGGCGAGCCGCCCGACATGGCGCGCGGCTTTGCATCACGTATTCTGGGCGGAGATGCGCAGGATCTGTCGCATCTTCGCTATGGCATATTGGCGTTGGGCGACCGCGAATATGCCGATTTCTGCGGCTTCGGGCTGCGGCTGGAGGCATGGCTGCGGGACGCGGGCGCGAGTGGGATCTTCCCGCTGATCGCGATGGACCATGGCGATGTGGTGGCCGAGCAGCAATGGCATGCGGCGCTACGCGATCTGGGCGCGGCCGACGCCATGCGCGGGCAGACCGTCATCCCCTTTGCGGACTGGAGCCTGGTGGCCCGTCATAGCCTCAATCCCGACAGCAGCGCCGCCCAGGCCTTTCACCTCCAGTTCGAACCTGCGGCCGATCGGCAGGCAGAGTGGGAAGCAGGCGACATCGTGGAGGTGCAGCCGTGCAACGCGCCGCAATCCGTGGACGCCCTGCTGGCGACACCAGCGCAGGATGCCGAGCTGATCGAACTGTCGGCGGAACTGCGCGCCCATCTGACAGGCGCGATGCTGCCCGATGCTGGAGCGCCTTTGACGAATGACGCGGTGCGCGCGCTGCGTCCTTTGCCGGTGCGCGAATATTCGGCGGCGTCGATCGCGGCGGATGGCACGCTGGACCTGGTGGTACGACAGGTGCGGGGGGAGGATGGCAGTCTTGGCATCGGGTCGGGCTGGCTGACGGCGCATCTGCCGGTTGGGTCGACCACGCGATTGCGGGTGCGGCCCAATCCCGGATTTCGCGTCGATCCGGCCCAGCAGGGGCGGCCGCTGATCCTGATCGGCAACGGCACGGGCATCGCTGGGCTGCGCGCGCATTTGCGGGCGCAGGCGCAGGGCGGGCATAAGGGGCATTGGCTGTTTTTCGGGGAGCGCAGCCGCGCCCATGAACGCTTCTTCGACGAGGAACTGTCCGGCTGGGTCGAGGACGGCACACTCGCCCGTCTGGATCGCTGTTTTTCGCGCGACGCCGATTGCGGGCGCTATGTTCAGGACAGGCTGCCCGATGTGGCGGGCGACCTTGCCGACTGGATCGCGCGGGGCGCGATCATCCTGATCTGCGGCAGCCTGGAGGGCATGGCGCAGGGGGTGCATGATGCGCTGGTCGGGATATTGGGGGACGCCGCCCTGGAACGACTGGCGGAAGAGGGGCGGTATCGCCGGGACGTCTATTAG
- a CDS encoding Gfo/Idh/MocA family protein, with protein sequence MVDTIRYGIVGTGMMGVEHIRNILIQPGATITAIADPVETSLGWARTALGDKADGVAAHASAAELVQAGNVDAVVVVSPNYTHRAVLEPLLDSDVAILCEKPLCTTVEDARWVVAQVEGRAAPFWTGMEYRYMPPAAAFIDQIHGGRIGKLQMLLIREHRFPFLVKVGDWNRFAANTGGTMVEKCCHFFDLMRLIVGAEPVRVYCSGAMDVNHLDERYDGRTPDIIDNSFTTVDFANGVRAMLDLCMFADGAEHQEEMSATGDKARLDVLIPPGDLVFSPRVGFLNDKAVERTHVPVDPAAMAAGSHYGATFYQHQAFAKAVRGEGAVEVTALDGLRAVAMGQAAEISAREKRVVEMAELGL encoded by the coding sequence GGGCGTCGAGCATATCCGCAACATCCTGATTCAGCCCGGCGCGACGATTACCGCCATAGCCGACCCTGTGGAAACGTCGCTGGGCTGGGCGCGGACCGCGCTGGGCGACAAGGCGGACGGCGTGGCGGCCCATGCCAGCGCAGCGGAACTGGTGCAGGCGGGGAATGTCGACGCGGTCGTCGTGGTGTCGCCCAATTACACCCACCGCGCGGTGCTGGAGCCGTTGCTGGACAGCGATGTCGCAATCCTGTGCGAAAAGCCGCTCTGCACGACGGTCGAGGATGCGCGCTGGGTCGTGGCACAGGTGGAGGGCCGCGCCGCGCCCTTCTGGACCGGGATGGAATATCGCTACATGCCGCCTGCCGCCGCCTTCATCGACCAGATCCATGGCGGGCGGATCGGGAAGCTCCAGATGCTGCTGATCCGCGAGCATCGCTTCCCCTTCCTGGTGAAGGTCGGCGACTGGAACCGCTTTGCCGCCAATACCGGGGGCACGATGGTGGAGAAATGCTGCCACTTCTTCGACCTGATGCGGCTGATCGTCGGGGCGGAGCCGGTGCGGGTCTATTGTTCGGGCGCGATGGACGTCAATCATCTGGACGAACGCTATGACGGGCGCACGCCCGACATTATCGACAACAGCTTCACCACGGTCGATTTCGCCAATGGCGTGCGCGCGATGCTGGACCTGTGCATGTTCGCCGACGGGGCGGAGCATCAGGAGGAGATGTCGGCGACCGGCGACAAGGCGCGGCTGGACGTGCTGATCCCGCCGGGCGACTTGGTGTTTTCGCCACGCGTCGGCTTCCTGAACGATAAGGCGGTCGAGCGGACCCATGTGCCGGTCGATCCGGCGGCGATGGCGGCGGGGTCGCATTATGGCGCGACCTTTTACCAGCATCAGGCCTTTGCGAAGGCGGTGCGCGGCGAAGGCGCGGTCGAAGTCACGGCGCTGGACGGGTTGCGCGCGGTCGCGATGGGGCAGGCCGCCGAAATCAGCGCGCGCGAAAAGCGGGTGGTGGAGATGGCCGAACTGGGGCTTTGA